In Actinoplanes sp. NBC_00393, a single genomic region encodes these proteins:
- the rpsI gene encoding 30S ribosomal protein S9 has translation MTDIVEPEVVETVETVEEPAETVVVVEAPAPAPVRAPRPGDRPVQTVGRRKEAIVRVRLVPGTGKITCNGRDLENYFPSKVNQQLIREPLVTAERTEQYDVIANLRGGGITGQAGALRLAIARALIVNEPDDRPALKKAGFLTRDARVKESKKYGLKKARKAPQYSKR, from the coding sequence ATGACCGACATCGTCGAGCCCGAGGTCGTCGAGACCGTCGAGACTGTCGAGGAGCCCGCTGAGACGGTTGTCGTCGTCGAGGCTCCCGCGCCGGCCCCGGTCCGCGCCCCGCGTCCCGGTGACCGTCCCGTCCAGACCGTGGGCCGCCGCAAGGAGGCCATCGTCCGGGTCCGTCTCGTCCCCGGCACCGGCAAGATCACCTGCAACGGTCGCGACCTCGAGAACTACTTCCCGAGCAAGGTGAACCAGCAGCTGATCCGTGAGCCGCTGGTGACCGCCGAGCGCACCGAGCAGTACGACGTCATCGCGAACCTCCGTGGTGGCGGCATCACCGGCCAGGCCGGCGCCCTGCGTCTCGCCATCGCTCGCGCTCTGATCGTGAACGAGCCGGACGACCGCCCCGCCCTGAAGAAGGCCGGCTTCCTGACCCGTGACGCCCGGGTCAAGGAGAGCAAGAAGTACGGTCTCAAGAAGGCCCGTAAGGCTCCGCAGTACTCGAAGCGCTGA
- a CDS encoding alpha/beta hydrolase yields the protein MSSVYARLRITDPARWRAAALAWRRWAAIAGAFCAEFGPAAARLREVWSGPAADAAVARLGGFRRRMVLFRLFCWRADQALSEFAAALGRARTLLDRARSRAQQAGLRIDENGTVHGSGGESVAADLAAAISVAAQADDAAALRLARLTGDADPLAEPVRPSCTATPAEVRRWWAGLTAAERNWVLACEPGSIAGTDGIPAADRDLANRLLLEQHRAFLDQHRAEAGRERREGLDELTARLDDDAGPRAYLMGLDTAGDGRAVVALGDPDRAAHVLTHVPGMTSDLASLGGELTRAERVAVRAAELGPAESTSAVLWLDYDAPDFLHEAFSDRQARDGAAELRRFQEGLRTTHEGPRADQTLLGHSYGSLVVGEAASGERLEADRVVFVGSPGVGVDEAAELTVPADRVWSSTSLTDPIQYLAVRPGIGELWFGENPSGPDFGARVFRSQVDAGHLGYWDEGRPALDALTALALGGEPPTRP from the coding sequence ATGAGCTCGGTCTACGCGCGACTGCGGATCACCGATCCGGCCCGCTGGCGGGCTGCCGCGCTGGCGTGGCGTCGCTGGGCGGCCATCGCGGGGGCGTTCTGCGCCGAGTTCGGGCCGGCCGCCGCCCGGTTGCGGGAAGTCTGGTCGGGCCCGGCGGCCGATGCGGCCGTCGCCCGGCTGGGCGGGTTCCGCCGGCGCATGGTGCTGTTCCGGCTGTTCTGCTGGCGGGCCGATCAGGCGCTCAGCGAGTTCGCCGCGGCGCTGGGCCGGGCCCGCACGCTGCTGGACCGGGCCCGCAGCCGGGCCCAGCAGGCCGGCCTTCGGATCGATGAGAACGGTACGGTCCACGGCTCCGGCGGCGAGTCCGTCGCGGCTGACCTGGCCGCGGCGATCTCGGTGGCCGCTCAGGCCGACGACGCAGCCGCACTCCGGCTGGCCCGTCTCACCGGCGACGCCGATCCATTGGCCGAGCCTGTCCGGCCATCGTGCACCGCCACGCCGGCCGAGGTGCGGCGGTGGTGGGCGGGCCTCACTGCCGCCGAGCGGAACTGGGTGCTGGCCTGCGAGCCCGGCTCGATTGCCGGCACGGACGGCATCCCGGCGGCCGACCGCGATCTGGCAAATCGGCTGCTGCTGGAGCAACACCGTGCCTTCCTCGATCAGCATCGCGCCGAAGCCGGCCGGGAACGACGCGAAGGGCTCGACGAGCTGACCGCCCGATTGGATGACGATGCCGGGCCCCGGGCGTACCTCATGGGTCTGGACACCGCCGGTGACGGCCGGGCCGTGGTCGCGCTCGGCGACCCGGACCGGGCCGCCCACGTCCTCACCCACGTGCCCGGCATGACCTCCGACCTGGCCTCGCTCGGCGGCGAGCTGACCCGGGCCGAACGGGTCGCGGTCCGCGCCGCCGAACTCGGCCCGGCCGAGTCGACCAGCGCGGTGCTGTGGCTGGACTACGACGCGCCGGACTTCCTGCACGAGGCGTTCTCCGACCGGCAGGCCCGGGACGGCGCCGCCGAGCTGCGCCGGTTCCAGGAGGGCCTGCGGACCACTCACGAGGGACCACGCGCGGATCAGACCCTGCTCGGGCACAGTTACGGCTCGCTGGTCGTCGGCGAGGCCGCATCCGGCGAACGGCTGGAGGCTGACCGGGTCGTCTTCGTCGGCTCGCCGGGAGTCGGCGTCGATGAAGCCGCCGAGCTCACCGTCCCGGCGGACCGGGTCTGGTCGTCGACGTCGCTGACCGACCCGATCCAGTACCTCGCGGTCCGCCCCGGCATCGGGGAGTTGTGGTTCGGCGAGAACCCGAGCGGGCCGGACTTCGGCGCCCGGGTCTTCCGCAGCCAGGTCGACGCCGGGCACCTGGGCTACTGGGACGAAGGGCGGCCCGCGCTCGACGCGCTGACCGCCCTCGCTCTCGGTGGGGAGCCGCCTACTCGACCGTGA
- the glmM gene encoding phosphoglucosamine mutase, translated as MGRLFGTDGVRGLANGELLTPELALKVAVAAARVLVETDGSHQPLAIVGRDPRASGEMLEAAVVAGLTSAGANVVRVGVLPTPAVAYLVGQTNADLGVMLSASHNPMPDNGIKLFAAGGTKLPDELEERIEQAVEDGHGLVGRPTGAAIGRVHDLLDGAEHYIKHLVDSIPHPLDGIKVVVDCANGAASEAGPVAYREAGAEVIAIHAEPDGLNINDECGSTHLDKVREAVLREGADLGIAHDGDADRCLAVTASGEVVDGDQIMAILALAMRDNGTLTDDTLVATVMSNLGLRIAMKQAGIKLVETKVGDRYVLEELQNDGLALGGEQSGHIVMPAFATTGDGVLTGLHLMAQVAASGKSLADLAAVVHKLPQVLINVKVGDREAGAAAPTVQAAVALAENELGETGRVLLRPSGTEPLVRVMVEAATEDKAREVAERIAAEVSAASPA; from the coding sequence ATGGGGCGACTCTTCGGCACTGACGGCGTTCGTGGTCTTGCGAACGGCGAACTGCTCACCCCCGAACTGGCCCTGAAGGTCGCGGTCGCGGCCGCACGGGTCCTGGTCGAGACCGACGGCAGCCACCAGCCGCTCGCCATCGTGGGGCGTGACCCCCGGGCCAGCGGCGAGATGCTGGAAGCCGCGGTCGTCGCGGGTCTGACCAGTGCCGGCGCCAACGTGGTACGGGTCGGCGTGCTGCCCACCCCGGCGGTCGCCTACCTCGTCGGGCAGACCAACGCCGACCTCGGCGTGATGCTGTCCGCCTCGCACAACCCCATGCCGGACAATGGGATCAAGCTCTTCGCCGCCGGTGGCACCAAGCTGCCGGACGAGCTGGAGGAGCGGATCGAGCAGGCCGTCGAGGACGGGCACGGTCTGGTCGGCCGGCCGACCGGGGCCGCGATCGGCCGGGTCCACGACCTGCTGGACGGCGCCGAGCACTACATCAAGCACCTGGTCGACTCGATCCCGCACCCCCTGGACGGAATCAAGGTCGTGGTGGACTGCGCGAACGGCGCGGCCAGTGAGGCCGGCCCGGTGGCGTACCGGGAGGCCGGCGCCGAGGTCATCGCGATCCACGCCGAGCCGGACGGGCTGAACATCAACGATGAGTGCGGTTCGACGCACCTTGACAAGGTGCGTGAGGCCGTGCTGCGGGAGGGCGCCGACCTCGGCATCGCCCACGACGGCGACGCCGACCGCTGCCTGGCGGTCACCGCCTCCGGCGAGGTCGTCGACGGCGACCAGATCATGGCGATCCTGGCGCTGGCGATGCGCGACAACGGCACGCTCACCGACGACACGCTGGTCGCCACCGTGATGAGCAACCTCGGGCTGCGGATCGCGATGAAGCAGGCCGGCATCAAGCTGGTCGAGACCAAGGTCGGCGACCGGTACGTGCTGGAGGAGCTGCAGAACGACGGGCTGGCGCTCGGCGGCGAGCAGAGCGGGCACATCGTGATGCCGGCCTTCGCCACCACCGGCGACGGCGTGCTGACCGGCCTGCACCTGATGGCCCAGGTCGCTGCCTCCGGCAAGTCGCTGGCCGACCTGGCCGCCGTGGTGCACAAGCTGCCGCAGGTCCTGATCAACGTGAAGGTCGGCGACCGGGAGGCCGGCGCGGCCGCCCCGACCGTGCAGGCCGCGGTCGCCCTGGCCGAGAACGAGCTGGGCGAGACCGGCCGGGTGCTGCTGCGCCCGTCCGGCACCGAGCCGCTGGTCCGGGTGATGGTCGAGGCCGCCACCGAGGACAAGGCGCGCGAGGTGGCCGAGCGGATCGCCGCCGAGGTGTCGGCGGCCAGCCCGGCCTGA
- the rplM gene encoding 50S ribosomal protein L13 gives MRTYSPKPGEIERQWHIIDASDVVLGRLATHTANLLRGKHKPTFAPHVDTGDFVVIINAGKVALTGNKRQTKVAYRHSGYPGGLKQVGYEELLSKRPEKAIELAVKGMLPHNKLARQIIKKLKVYPGAEHPHAAQQPQPFEIKQIAQ, from the coding sequence GTGCGTACGTACAGCCCGAAGCCGGGTGAGATCGAGCGTCAGTGGCACATTATCGACGCTTCTGACGTCGTTCTGGGCCGCCTGGCCACCCACACCGCGAACCTGCTGCGTGGCAAGCACAAGCCCACGTTCGCCCCGCACGTCGACACCGGCGACTTCGTGGTCATCATCAACGCGGGTAAGGTCGCGCTGACCGGTAACAAGCGTCAGACCAAGGTCGCCTACCGCCACTCCGGCTACCCGGGTGGTCTGAAGCAGGTCGGCTACGAGGAGCTGCTGTCCAAGCGCCCCGAGAAGGCGATCGAGCTGGCCGTCAAGGGCATGCTTCCGCACAACAAGCTCGCCCGGCAGATCATCAAGAAGCTGAAGGTCTACCCCGGCGCTGAGCACCCGCACGCCGCCCAGCAGCCGCAGCCGTTCGAAATCAAGCAGATCGCGCAGTGA
- the glmS gene encoding glutamine--fructose-6-phosphate transaminase (isomerizing) translates to MCGIVGYVGNRPALGIVLDGLRRLEYRGYDSAGVAILDGDVVQTEKRAGKLANLEKALSERPEDGITSGVSGIGHTRWATHGGPTDRNAHPHLSADGRVAVIHNGIIENFARLRAELEADGIEFRSDTDTECAAHLLAAELRALRASGAEDGPALLAEGMRRTVRRLEGAFTLLAVDVAVPDAVIAARRNSPLVVGRGNGENFLASDVSAFIEHTREAIELGQDQVVLITPAGIEITGFDGTPATGTEFHIDWDASAAEKGGYDYFMLKEIAEQPQAIADTLLGRLSERGEIILDEVRLTDQDLRDVDKVFIVACGTSFHAGMVAKYAIEHWVRIPCEVELASEFRYRDPILDRSTLVIAISQSGETMDTLMAIRHAKEQKARVLAICNTNGSTIPRESDAVLYTHGGPEIAVASTKAFLTQLVACYLIGLHLAQIRGVMYADEVAAVVEKLQATPDALRALLDRMESVRELARDLRTASAILFIGRHVGFPVALEGALKLKELAYMHAEGFAAGELKHGPISLIDEGTPVVCVVPSPAGRGVMRDKVVSNIQEVRARGARTIVIAEEGDEDVRAFADHLITVPHTPTLLAPLLTTVPLQVLACEIASARGHDVDQPRNLAKSVTVE, encoded by the coding sequence ATGTGTGGGATCGTGGGTTACGTAGGCAATCGTCCGGCGTTGGGCATCGTCCTCGACGGGCTGCGGCGACTGGAGTACCGCGGGTACGACTCCGCGGGCGTCGCCATCCTCGACGGTGACGTCGTCCAGACCGAGAAGCGGGCGGGCAAGCTCGCCAACCTGGAGAAGGCGCTGAGCGAGCGCCCCGAGGACGGCATCACCTCCGGGGTGAGCGGCATCGGGCACACCCGCTGGGCCACGCACGGCGGCCCGACCGACCGCAACGCCCACCCGCACCTGTCCGCCGACGGCCGGGTCGCCGTCATCCACAACGGCATCATCGAGAACTTCGCCCGGCTGCGCGCCGAGCTCGAGGCCGACGGCATCGAGTTCCGCAGCGACACCGACACCGAGTGCGCAGCGCACCTGCTCGCCGCCGAGCTCCGGGCGCTGCGCGCGTCCGGCGCCGAGGACGGTCCGGCGCTGCTCGCCGAGGGCATGCGGCGTACGGTCCGCCGGCTGGAGGGCGCCTTCACGCTGCTCGCCGTCGACGTCGCGGTGCCGGACGCGGTGATCGCCGCCCGGCGCAACTCGCCGCTGGTCGTCGGTCGCGGCAACGGGGAGAACTTCCTGGCCAGCGACGTCTCGGCGTTCATCGAGCACACCCGCGAGGCGATCGAGCTGGGCCAGGACCAGGTGGTTCTGATCACCCCGGCCGGGATCGAGATCACCGGCTTCGACGGCACGCCCGCCACCGGGACCGAGTTCCACATCGACTGGGACGCGTCGGCCGCGGAGAAGGGCGGCTACGACTACTTCATGCTCAAGGAGATCGCCGAGCAGCCGCAGGCCATCGCGGACACGCTCCTCGGCCGGCTCTCCGAGCGTGGCGAGATCATCCTGGACGAGGTCCGCCTCACCGACCAGGACCTGCGCGACGTCGACAAGGTCTTCATCGTCGCCTGCGGCACCTCCTTCCACGCCGGCATGGTCGCGAAATACGCCATCGAGCACTGGGTGCGCATCCCCTGCGAGGTGGAGCTGGCCAGCGAGTTCCGGTACCGGGACCCGATCCTGGACCGGTCCACGCTGGTGATCGCGATCAGCCAGTCCGGCGAGACCATGGACACGCTGATGGCGATCCGGCACGCCAAGGAGCAGAAGGCCCGGGTCCTGGCGATCTGCAACACCAACGGATCGACCATCCCGCGGGAGTCCGACGCGGTCCTCTACACCCACGGCGGGCCGGAGATCGCCGTCGCCTCCACCAAGGCGTTCCTCACCCAGCTGGTCGCCTGCTACCTGATCGGCCTGCACCTGGCCCAGATCCGCGGCGTCATGTACGCCGACGAGGTCGCCGCCGTGGTCGAGAAGCTCCAGGCCACCCCGGACGCCCTGCGCGCCCTGCTCGACCGGATGGAGTCGGTCCGTGAGCTGGCCCGTGACCTGCGGACCGCCTCGGCCATCCTCTTCATCGGCCGGCACGTCGGCTTCCCGGTGGCCCTCGAGGGCGCGCTGAAGCTCAAGGAGCTGGCGTACATGCACGCCGAGGGCTTCGCCGCCGGTGAGCTCAAGCACGGCCCGATCTCCCTGATCGACGAGGGCACCCCGGTGGTGTGCGTGGTCCCGTCGCCGGCCGGCCGCGGTGTCATGCGCGACAAGGTGGTGTCGAACATCCAGGAGGTACGTGCCCGTGGCGCCCGCACCATCGTGATCGCCGAGGAGGGCGACGAGGACGTCCGCGCCTTCGCCGACCACCTGATCACGGTGCCGCACACCCCCACGCTGCTGGCCCCGCTGCTGACCACGGTCCCGCTGCAGGTCCTGGCCTGCGAGATCGCCTCGGCCCGCGGCCACGACGTCGACCAGCCGCGGAACCTGGCCAAGTCGGTCACGGTCGAGTAG
- a CDS encoding type VII secretion target yields MNPDFEVDTTGLRSDAATLAGTAARVTGAADSAPLPDPTPRWSTTGAAELAATAARQLLTQLGADIEATARQIRATAEAYEEADTRAAKRLRLSR; encoded by the coding sequence ATGAATCCCGATTTCGAGGTCGACACCACCGGCCTGCGCAGCGACGCCGCCACCCTGGCCGGTACCGCGGCCCGGGTGACCGGCGCGGCCGATTCGGCGCCGCTTCCCGATCCGACCCCACGCTGGTCGACCACCGGTGCCGCGGAGCTGGCCGCGACGGCCGCCCGGCAGCTCCTGACGCAGCTGGGGGCGGACATCGAGGCGACGGCCCGGCAGATCCGGGCCACCGCCGAGGCGTACGAGGAGGCCGACACCCGCGCCGCCAAGCGCCTGCGGCTGAGCCGATGA
- a CDS encoding MmpS family transport accessory protein, whose product MTIDSQSWRTVGYGAPPGGKMSEPHQPPKPPEFTPGQATPPPYEPEPEYPPTSQFPPVNYAPPGYTPDYGQQPPGQGQYPPPPWPGYGAPPPPPPPRRSNKPIIAVIVAVSLLLCGGVVTAGVLLVQRATQEVQEATADVLPTEAPALPTDLPELPTDLPNLPGLDEGAEITVTYEVTGDGPANIIYAEQLGSTPKVVENVDLPWKVTTKMKGAAFVSVTATRGADGDGSIECRATVDDEEVATNSAAGGWATTTCNKLIFK is encoded by the coding sequence GTGACGATCGATTCGCAGTCCTGGCGTACCGTCGGCTACGGCGCCCCACCTGGAGGAAAGATGAGTGAGCCGCACCAGCCGCCCAAGCCACCGGAGTTCACCCCGGGCCAGGCCACTCCCCCGCCGTATGAGCCGGAGCCGGAGTACCCGCCGACCTCGCAGTTCCCGCCGGTCAACTATGCCCCGCCGGGATACACGCCGGACTACGGTCAGCAGCCTCCCGGCCAGGGCCAATACCCTCCACCGCCGTGGCCGGGATACGGCGCCCCACCGCCCCCGCCACCGCCGCGCCGGAGCAACAAGCCGATCATCGCGGTGATCGTCGCCGTCTCGCTGCTGCTCTGCGGTGGCGTGGTCACCGCCGGCGTGCTGCTGGTCCAGCGGGCCACCCAGGAGGTGCAGGAGGCGACCGCCGACGTGCTGCCCACCGAGGCGCCGGCTCTGCCCACCGATCTGCCCGAGCTTCCGACCGATTTGCCCAATCTTCCGGGCCTCGACGAGGGCGCGGAAATCACCGTGACGTATGAGGTGACCGGCGACGGTCCGGCGAACATCATCTACGCCGAACAGTTGGGGAGCACCCCCAAGGTGGTCGAAAACGTCGACCTGCCGTGGAAGGTGACCACCAAGATGAAGGGCGCCGCGTTCGTCTCGGTCACCGCGACCCGCGGCGCGGACGGTGACGGATCCATCGAGTGCCGGGCCACGGTCGACGACGAAGAGGTCGCCACGAACAGCGCGGCGGGCGGCTGGGCCACCACGACCTGCAACAAGCTGATCTTCAAATGA
- a CDS encoding uroporphyrinogen-III synthase produces the protein MTDRTPGARRAALTEAALAEPTASLSGYTIGVTADRRKDELAILLEARGARVVLAPALRIVPISDDAELRAATRACLDTPPDIVLVNTGIGMRGWLEAADGWGLGEPLRAVLSRAYLVARGPKARAAVRTAGLQDQWSPDGEGFEEVVEHLTARGLDGLTVAMQLHGESQPEYTEALQSAGARVIELPVYRWAPPTDPAPLHRLVDLIIGRLVDAVTFTSAAAVHAVLRAAGTGTDALLDAFRKDVLAACVGPVTAAPLRLHDVPVSAPGRARLSALVRTIVDELPKRAVTLQVSGHSLTLRGHAAIVDGELRPLAPAPMAVLRALAESPGRVLSRAALLQALPRGADEHAVEMAVARLRAGLAISGVVQTVVKRGYRIPA, from the coding sequence ATGACGGACCGGACCCCGGGCGCCCGCCGGGCGGCGCTGACCGAGGCCGCCCTGGCGGAGCCCACGGCGTCCCTATCCGGCTACACGATCGGTGTCACCGCCGACCGCCGCAAGGACGAGCTCGCCATCCTTCTCGAGGCCCGTGGCGCGCGGGTGGTGCTGGCCCCGGCGCTGCGCATCGTCCCGATCTCCGACGACGCCGAACTGCGTGCCGCCACCCGGGCCTGCCTCGACACCCCACCGGACATCGTGCTGGTCAACACCGGGATCGGCATGCGCGGCTGGCTCGAGGCGGCGGACGGCTGGGGGCTGGGGGAACCGCTGCGGGCGGTGCTGTCCCGGGCGTACCTCGTAGCTCGTGGCCCCAAGGCCCGCGCCGCGGTCCGCACCGCCGGCCTGCAGGATCAGTGGTCTCCCGACGGCGAAGGCTTCGAGGAGGTCGTCGAGCATCTGACCGCCCGGGGCCTCGACGGTCTCACCGTGGCGATGCAGCTGCACGGGGAGAGCCAGCCGGAGTACACGGAGGCTCTGCAGTCCGCGGGCGCCCGGGTGATCGAGCTTCCGGTCTACCGCTGGGCGCCGCCGACCGATCCGGCCCCGCTGCACCGGCTCGTCGACCTGATCATCGGCAGGCTGGTGGATGCAGTGACGTTCACCTCAGCTGCTGCCGTGCACGCGGTGCTGCGGGCCGCCGGCACCGGAACCGATGCGCTCCTCGACGCCTTCCGCAAGGACGTGCTCGCCGCGTGCGTGGGCCCGGTCACTGCAGCGCCGCTGCGCCTGCATGACGTACCGGTCTCCGCACCGGGACGCGCCCGGCTCAGCGCGCTGGTCCGCACCATCGTGGACGAGCTGCCCAAACGCGCCGTCACGCTGCAGGTCTCCGGCCACTCGCTGACCCTGCGCGGCCATGCCGCAATCGTGGACGGCGAGCTGCGCCCCCTGGCGCCGGCCCCGATGGCCGTCCTGCGTGCCCTGGCCGAGTCACCGGGCCGAGTACTCTCCCGCGCCGCGCTGCTCCAGGCCCTCCCCCGCGGCGCCGACGAGCACGCGGTCGAGATGGCGGTCGCCCGCCTCCGAGCCGGCCTGGCCATCTCCGGCGTGGTCCAGACGGTGGTCAAGCGGGGCTACCGCATTCCGGCTTAG
- a CDS encoding pyridoxal phosphate-dependent aminotransferase, with protein sequence MTDPLVARMRPFGTTIFTEMSALAVRTGAVNLGQGFPDSDGPAEMLAAAAEALASGANQYPPLAGIPALRHAITAHEQRFWGLSRDPDTEVAVTAGATEAIAATILALCETGDEVVCFEPYYDSYAASITLAGAVRRPVTLRPGADGRYGFDEAELRAVFGPRTRLVLLNSPHNPTGKVFTPDELALIAALCQEHDAYAVTDEVYEHLVFSDAASPHVPLAGLPGMRERTLRISSAGKTFSCTGWKVGWATGPASLLSAMLRVKQFLTFVNASPLQPAVAVALGLPDSYFSGFAAGLQERRDRLVSGLTDAGLAVLPSEGTYFVTADIRPLGGTDGIEFCRQLPERCGVVAVPTQVFYDHQDAGRHLIRFAFCKRAEVIDEAVQRLKTLS encoded by the coding sequence ATGACCGATCCCCTGGTCGCGCGGATGCGGCCGTTCGGCACCACGATCTTCACGGAGATGTCGGCGCTCGCCGTGCGTACCGGTGCGGTGAATCTCGGTCAGGGCTTCCCGGACTCGGACGGCCCCGCCGAGATGCTGGCTGCGGCCGCCGAGGCGCTGGCCTCCGGCGCCAATCAGTACCCTCCGCTCGCCGGCATCCCCGCGCTGCGCCACGCGATCACCGCGCACGAGCAGCGGTTCTGGGGACTGAGCCGGGACCCGGACACCGAGGTCGCCGTGACCGCGGGCGCCACCGAGGCGATCGCCGCCACGATCCTGGCGCTCTGCGAGACCGGCGACGAGGTGGTCTGCTTCGAGCCGTACTACGACTCGTACGCGGCCTCGATCACCCTGGCCGGAGCGGTCCGCAGGCCGGTCACCCTGCGTCCCGGCGCCGACGGCCGGTACGGGTTCGACGAGGCGGAGCTGCGCGCGGTGTTCGGTCCGCGTACCCGGTTGGTGCTGCTCAACTCACCGCACAACCCGACCGGCAAGGTCTTCACCCCGGACGAGCTGGCCCTGATCGCGGCCCTCTGCCAGGAGCACGACGCCTACGCGGTGACCGACGAGGTCTACGAGCATCTGGTCTTCTCCGACGCCGCCTCCCCGCACGTCCCGCTGGCCGGTCTTCCCGGCATGCGCGAGCGCACCCTGCGCATCTCCTCGGCCGGCAAGACCTTCTCCTGCACCGGGTGGAAGGTCGGCTGGGCCACCGGACCGGCGTCGCTGCTCTCCGCGATGCTGCGGGTCAAGCAGTTCCTGACGTTCGTGAACGCGTCACCGCTGCAGCCCGCGGTCGCCGTGGCCCTGGGCCTGCCGGACTCCTACTTCTCCGGTTTCGCCGCCGGACTCCAGGAGCGCCGGGACCGTCTCGTGTCCGGGCTCACCGACGCCGGGCTGGCCGTGCTGCCGTCTGAGGGCACCTACTTCGTGACCGCCGACATCCGCCCGCTGGGCGGTACCGACGGCATCGAGTTCTGCCGGCAGCTGCCGGAGCGCTGCGGCGTCGTGGCGGTGCCGACCCAGGTCTTCTACGACCATCAGGACGCGGGCCGGCACCTCATCCGATTCGCCTTCTGCAAGCGCGCCGAGGTGATCGACGAGGCAGTTCAGCGACTCAAGACGCTCAGCTGA
- a CDS encoding holo-ACP synthase encodes MIVSVGIDVVLVERFARALERTPLLADRLFTEAERLTGSGNPRSAESLAGRFAAKEAVAKALGAPIGLRWHDCEIVTDPDGRPWLTVSGTVAAAAGERGINRWHLSLSHDGGIASAMVVAEA; translated from the coding sequence GTGATCGTGTCTGTCGGCATTGACGTCGTCCTGGTGGAACGCTTCGCCCGCGCTCTGGAACGGACCCCGTTGCTCGCGGATCGGCTCTTCACCGAGGCCGAGCGGCTCACCGGATCGGGTAATCCGCGCTCGGCGGAGTCGCTGGCCGGCCGGTTCGCTGCCAAGGAGGCGGTCGCCAAGGCGCTCGGCGCACCCATCGGGCTGCGCTGGCACGACTGCGAGATCGTCACCGATCCGGACGGCCGGCCCTGGTTGACCGTCTCCGGTACGGTCGCCGCGGCAGCGGGCGAGCGCGGTATCAATCGATGGCATCTGTCGCTGTCGCACGACGGGGGTATCGCGTCCGCGATGGTGGTGGCCGAGGCCTGA